From Deinococcus carri, the proteins below share one genomic window:
- a CDS encoding helix-turn-helix domain-containing protein, which yields MEQALGVIGHRWTALLVWHLRDGTKRHAQLAALLPRITPKVLTERLRTLEGLGAVERTVHAAVPVRVEYTLTAHGLRLGRILDELEAWGKDTEALGTRR from the coding sequence GTGGAGCAGGCGCTCGGCGTCATCGGGCACCGCTGGACGGCGCTGCTCGTGTGGCACCTGCGGGACGGGACGAAGCGGCACGCCCAGCTCGCCGCCCTGTTGCCCAGAATCACGCCCAAGGTGCTGACCGAGCGGCTCCGGACGCTGGAAGGGCTGGGCGCGGTGGAACGCACGGTCCACGCCGCCGTGCCGGTCCGCGTCGAGTACACCCTGACCGCCCACGGCCTGCGCCTCGGCCGGATTCTGGACGAGCTGGAAGCCTGGGGCAAGGACACGGAGGCCCTCGGCACGCGCCGCTGA
- a CDS encoding NADH:flavin oxidoreductase/NADH oxidase gives MTQPAASTPSTDATPTPLLFTPLKLQSLTLPNRVVVSPMCMYSAQNGLANDFHLTHLGQFALGGAGLIFTEATAVSPEGRISPDDLGLWNDDQLVPLGHITDFVHRYGGRIGVQLAHAGRKASTYSPWKGRGAVPVEAGGWQVLGPSDTAYNASFPTPSAMTLEDIRRVTADFAAAARRALMAGFDAAEIHAAHGYLLHQFLSPLANTRTDEYGGSFENRVRFLLEVVRAVRAAWPMHLPLFVRVSATDWAQGGWDLDQTAQLASLLRYEAVDVLDVSSGGLTPLQHIDVEPLYQVPFAARIKQEVPDLHVMTVGLIETPAQAEQVLREGAADLIALGRPFLRDPHWVQRAAHEFGVQLPLPDVYARAGW, from the coding sequence ATGACCCAGCCCGCTGCCTCCACGCCCTCCACCGATGCCACACCTACGCCGCTGCTGTTCACGCCGCTGAAACTGCAAAGCCTGACCCTTCCCAACCGCGTGGTCGTGTCGCCCATGTGCATGTACAGCGCGCAAAACGGTCTGGCAAATGATTTTCACCTCACCCACCTGGGCCAGTTCGCGCTGGGCGGCGCGGGCCTGATCTTCACCGAGGCGACCGCCGTTTCCCCCGAGGGCCGCATCAGCCCCGATGACCTGGGCCTGTGGAACGACGATCAGCTCGTGCCGCTCGGGCACATCACCGACTTCGTTCACCGCTACGGCGGGCGCATAGGCGTGCAGCTCGCGCACGCGGGGCGCAAGGCCAGCACGTATTCCCCCTGGAAGGGCCGGGGCGCGGTGCCGGTCGAGGCGGGGGGGTGGCAGGTGCTCGGTCCCTCCGACACCGCCTACAACGCCTCTTTCCCCACGCCCAGCGCCATGACCCTGGAGGACATCCGGCGCGTGACCGCCGATTTCGCGGCGGCGGCCCGCCGGGCGCTGATGGCCGGTTTCGACGCCGCCGAGATTCACGCCGCGCACGGCTACCTGCTGCACCAGTTCCTCTCGCCGCTCGCCAATACCCGCACCGACGAGTACGGCGGGTCCTTCGAGAACCGGGTGCGCTTCCTGCTGGAGGTCGTGCGCGCGGTTCGCGCCGCCTGGCCCATGCACCTCCCCCTCTTCGTGCGCGTGAGCGCGACCGACTGGGCGCAAGGGGGCTGGGACCTCGACCAGACCGCCCAGCTCGCGAGCCTGCTGCGTTACGAGGCGGTGGACGTGCTGGACGTGAGCAGCGGCGGCCTGACGCCCCTCCAGCACATCGACGTGGAGCCGCTCTACCAGGTGCCCTTCGCGGCCCGCATCAAGCAGGAGGTGCCCGACCTGCACGTGATGACCGTCGGCCTGATCGAGACCCCGGCCCAGGCCGAGCAGGTGCTGCGCGAAGGGGCCGCCGACCTGATCGCCCTGGGCCGCCCCTTCCTGCGCGACCCCCACTGGGTCCAGCGCGCCGCGCACGAGTTCGGCGTGCAGCTCCCGCTGCCCGACGTGTACGCGCGGGCGGGGTGGTGA
- the kynU gene encoding kynureninase gives MRRDLFAMPPGIYLDGNSLGVMPHAAREAVLRRLDEWQRDAVSGWDAWFGLVESLSPQVARLVGARPAEVIATGSITANLHALLATLYRPEGARRHLVATSLDFPSDVYALQSWAERYDAELRLIPSRDGHTLHEEDILAAFGDDVALALLPTVLYRSGQLLDVPGLTREAHARGLLIGWDAAHGIGSVPHDFHAAGADFGVWCHYKYVNAGPGAPGGLYLHERHHDRVPGLRGWWGHDKGTQFEMAHAFRPASGAGAYQLGTPPILALAALEGALTVFDAVSMDEVRERSLALTSHLMALADAHLPEVRVVTPREPEQRGGHVALAHPEAHALSLGLRARGITPDFRQPDILRLAPVALYNTEAEVEETVRVLRELLDTGAHRAVEAAGLVT, from the coding sequence ATGAGACGCGACCTCTTCGCCATGCCGCCCGGCATCTATCTCGACGGCAACAGCCTGGGCGTGATGCCGCACGCCGCCCGCGAGGCTGTGTTACGCCGCCTAGACGAATGGCAGCGCGACGCGGTGAGCGGCTGGGACGCCTGGTTCGGGCTGGTGGAGTCGCTCTCGCCGCAGGTCGCGCGGCTGGTGGGGGCACGTCCAGCGGAAGTTATCGCCACCGGAAGCATCACGGCCAACCTGCACGCCCTCCTCGCCACGCTCTACCGGCCGGAGGGTGCAAGGCGGCACCTCGTCGCCACCTCGCTCGACTTTCCGTCTGATGTGTACGCCCTGCAAAGTTGGGCCGAGCGGTATGACGCCGAACTGCGCCTGATTCCCAGCCGCGACGGCCACACCCTGCACGAGGAGGACATCCTGGCCGCTTTCGGGGACGACGTGGCGCTGGCCCTGCTGCCGACCGTGCTGTACCGCAGCGGGCAACTGCTCGACGTGCCGGGCCTGACGCGGGAGGCGCACGCGCGGGGCCTGCTGATTGGCTGGGACGCCGCGCACGGTATCGGCAGCGTGCCGCACGACTTTCACGCGGCGGGGGCCGACTTCGGCGTGTGGTGCCACTACAAGTACGTGAACGCCGGCCCCGGTGCCCCCGGCGGCCTCTACCTGCACGAGCGGCACCATGATCGCGTGCCCGGCCTGCGCGGCTGGTGGGGCCACGACAAGGGCACCCAGTTCGAGATGGCGCACGCCTTCCGGCCCGCATCCGGTGCGGGGGCCTACCAGCTCGGCACGCCGCCCATCCTGGCCCTCGCGGCGCTGGAGGGGGCGCTGACCGTCTTCGACGCGGTGAGCATGGACGAGGTGCGGGAGCGCAGCCTGGCGCTGACCTCGCACCTGATGGCCCTGGCCGACGCCCACCTGCCCGAGGTGCGCGTCGTCACCCCCCGCGAGCCTGAGCAGCGTGGCGGGCACGTCGCCCTGGCCCACCCGGAGGCACACGCCCTCAGCCTGGGCCTGCGGGCGCGCGGTATCACGCCCGACTTCCGCCAGCCCGACATCCTGCGCCTGGCCCCCGTGGCGTTGTACAACACCGAGGCCGAGGTCGAGGAGACGGTGCGCGTCCTGCGCGAACTGCTGGACACGGGGGCACACCGGGCGGTAGAGGCGGCGGGGCTGGTCACGTAG
- a CDS encoding DUF3592 domain-containing protein, giving the protein MQAFTPGCGGRKPPLDLEYRYLWQGQAYAGTRLAAAADFHIWVPDCGVGLVRSLSPAFPGSETRPVTVYVNPRAPREAVLVQGVPSAARPMHTLLWAALLGSLAAWLLRRGSPLTPPRPPRPRRLPAPPGRGG; this is encoded by the coding sequence CTGCAAGCGTTCACGCCGGGCTGCGGCGGCCGGAAACCTCCGCTGGACCTGGAATACCGCTACCTCTGGCAGGGCCAGGCGTACGCCGGCACCCGGCTGGCCGCCGCTGCCGACTTCCACATCTGGGTGCCCGACTGCGGCGTGGGGTTGGTGCGGAGCCTGTCCCCAGCTTTTCCCGGTTCAGAAACGCGGCCAGTCACGGTGTACGTGAATCCCCGCGCACCCCGCGAGGCGGTGCTGGTTCAGGGGGTTCCGTCAGCGGCACGGCCCATGCACACGCTGCTCTGGGCTGCGCTGCTGGGCAGTCTGGCGGCCTGGCTGCTGCGCCGCGGCTCTCCCCTCACTCCCCCTCGTCCACCTCGACCGAGAAGGCTTCCAGCGCCGCCAGGTCGAGGAGGGTGA
- a CDS encoding thioesterase family protein: MKPDLPDADALWDTLPPQRRYEMTVTVQPGDLDDLNHVNNTVYLGWCEQVARAHALSLGMGTEALTQLGAVPVARQHVITYHRPALLGDRLRIRTALTQSAGVRSTRAYTLDRATEDGTDGERFAECQTEWVWVDPATGRPKRTPKAVLEAFGF; the protein is encoded by the coding sequence TTGAAGCCTGACCTGCCCGACGCCGATGCCCTGTGGGACACCCTGCCGCCCCAGCGCAGGTACGAGATGACGGTCACGGTGCAGCCCGGCGACCTCGACGACCTGAACCACGTCAACAACACCGTGTACCTCGGCTGGTGCGAGCAGGTCGCCCGCGCCCACGCGCTGAGCCTGGGCATGGGCACCGAGGCCCTGACCCAACTCGGGGCCGTCCCGGTCGCGCGGCAGCACGTCATCACGTACCACCGGCCCGCGCTGTTGGGTGACCGCCTCCGCATTCGCACCGCCCTGACGCAGAGTGCGGGCGTGCGGAGTACCCGTGCCTACACCCTCGACCGTGCGACGGAAGACGGCACAGACGGCGAACGCTTTGCCGAATGTCAGACCGAGTGGGTGTGGGTGGACCCGGCGACGGGGCGGCCCAAACGCACGCCCAAGGCGGTGCTGGAAGCGTTCGGCTTCTGA
- a CDS encoding YybH family protein, with protein MNDTPYTVTAPGDMNATFARAFNAGDIEQLLALYEPGGQLVQQGGRVAVGPEAMRTGLQALLHLGGTMTSENIYTFQAGDIALLRAHWRLTTTGEDGQPLVLEGQTAEVVRCQRDGRWLYVVDHPFGAGPL; from the coding sequence ATGAACGACACACCGTACACCGTCACCGCTCCGGGCGACATGAATGCCACCTTCGCGCGGGCCTTCAATGCCGGTGACATCGAGCAGCTCCTCGCGCTCTACGAACCCGGAGGACAGCTCGTGCAGCAGGGCGGCCGGGTCGCCGTCGGCCCGGAGGCCATGCGAACGGGGTTGCAAGCCCTCCTGCACCTCGGCGGCACGATGACCTCGGAGAACATCTACACGTTCCAGGCCGGTGACATCGCGCTCCTGCGGGCGCACTGGCGTCTGACGACCACTGGCGAGGACGGCCAGCCCCTCGTGCTGGAGGGCCAGACGGCGGAGGTCGTGAGGTGTCAGCGGGACGGACGCTGGCTGTACGTGGTGGACCATCCCTTCGGGGCCGGGCCGCTGTAG
- a CDS encoding Crp/Fnr family transcriptional regulator translates to MGRLDDLKRSPLFQNVPEDAVREALGVVVERHYQPQDLLVEQDAEGEALHLIVTGVVRVSRISLGSRERVLGDIYAPGVVGETAVLAHLERSATVRALTPVRTLMLHRAHFEVILRRHPRVLWNLAEMLARRVTFLNDELIAFGLNTGAALAHVFANLYRQRVAAGVPGPEVLSLTTTDIMARTSSSRETVSRVLKRLEAQGIVKVTPQAVTLLDLAALEAFSVEVDEGE, encoded by the coding sequence ATGGGCCGCCTGGATGACCTGAAACGCTCCCCCCTTTTCCAGAATGTCCCCGAGGACGCCGTGCGTGAGGCGCTGGGTGTGGTGGTCGAGCGCCACTACCAGCCCCAGGACCTGCTGGTCGAACAGGACGCGGAGGGCGAGGCGCTGCACCTGATCGTCACTGGCGTGGTGCGGGTCAGCCGCATCAGCCTGGGCAGCCGCGAGCGCGTGCTGGGCGACATCTACGCGCCGGGGGTGGTCGGTGAAACCGCCGTTCTTGCCCACCTGGAACGCAGCGCGACGGTCCGCGCGCTGACGCCGGTCCGGACCCTGATGCTGCACCGCGCCCACTTCGAGGTGATTTTGCGGCGGCACCCGCGGGTGCTGTGGAACCTGGCGGAGATGCTGGCCCGGCGCGTCACCTTCCTGAACGACGAGCTGATCGCCTTCGGCCTGAACACCGGGGCGGCCCTGGCCCACGTCTTCGCCAACCTGTACCGTCAGCGTGTGGCGGCGGGCGTGCCGGGGCCGGAGGTGCTGTCCCTCACCACCACCGACATCATGGCCCGCACCAGCAGCAGCCGCGAAACCGTCTCCCGCGTGCTGAAACGGCTGGAGGCACAGGGCATCGTGAAGGTCACGCCCCAGGCCGTCACCCTCCTCGACCTGGCGGCGCTGGAAGCCTTCTCGGTCGAGGTGGACGAGGGGGAGTGA
- a CDS encoding LysE family translocator has translation MDGTLLGFVVFSLLLTITPGADTALVTRAALAGGRSAGFGAVLGVSSGLLFHATLSALGLSVILSRSAALYEGVKLAGAAYLLYLGVRAWLDARHTAQTPVGEARPLGFLAAFAQGLTTNVLNPKVALFYLTVLPQFVPPGAGALPHALALALIHFTWGVLWLGTLVLLIGTLAPRLRTPRVRASLERVTGGAMVLLGLRVALGR, from the coding sequence ATGGACGGCACCCTGCTCGGCTTCGTGGTGTTCTCGCTGCTGCTGACGATCACGCCGGGCGCGGACACGGCCCTGGTCACGCGGGCGGCGCTGGCGGGTGGGCGTTCGGCGGGCTTCGGGGCCGTGCTGGGCGTCTCCAGCGGCCTGCTGTTTCACGCAACCCTCAGCGCCCTGGGCCTCAGCGTGATTCTGAGCCGCAGCGCCGCGCTGTACGAGGGGGTCAAGCTGGCGGGGGCGGCGTATCTGCTGTATCTGGGGGTGCGGGCCTGGCTGGACGCCCGCCACACGGCCCAGACTCCGGTGGGCGAGGCGCGGCCCCTGGGGTTTCTGGCCGCGTTCGCTCAGGGCCTCACCACCAACGTGCTGAACCCCAAAGTTGCCCTCTTCTACCTGACGGTGCTGCCGCAGTTCGTGCCGCCGGGAGCGGGTGCCCTGCCCCACGCGCTGGCGCTGGCCCTGATTCACTTCACCTGGGGCGTGCTGTGGCTGGGCACGCTGGTGCTGCTGATCGGCACCCTGGCCCCCCGGCTGCGCACGCCGCGCGTCCGTGCCTCGCTGGAACGGGTGACGGGCGGCGCGATGGTGCTGCTGGGCCTGCGGGTGGCGCTGGGGCGGTAG
- a CDS encoding class I SAM-dependent rRNA methyltransferase — protein MTRAGKLSSVTLKPGAVRRIAGRYPFGHAGDIAEADAGITPGEVVEVRSPDGGMVGRGYFNPQGATPLRMLTWGRDDIDLKFYRSRVRAALARRAGRITGTDAMRVLHAEADGMPGVIADQFGDVLSVQFRNAGVERHRDLIVRALREETGAASAFERSDTGERRREGLELRTGVLWGEVPERVTFHEDDLSLHFAPMDAQKTGFFLDQRDNRRLMRSLVQPGEAFLDVYSYTGGFSLHAARAGAKPVAIDKDEKALGVLEREARENGLSVGVRWGDALDLLTALEREKRQFGAVVLDPPTLAKRKDDVPRAKRIFTEGAERALRMLRDGGHLLISTCAHYIRPDDLLDAARVAAGEAKCGAEVVAVTYQPADHPHLLSVPESLYLKSILLRKEA, from the coding sequence ATGACCAGGGCAGGCAAACTCAGCAGCGTGACGCTCAAGCCGGGGGCAGTGCGGCGCATCGCGGGCCGCTACCCGTTCGGGCACGCCGGGGACATCGCGGAAGCGGACGCGGGCATCACGCCCGGCGAGGTGGTGGAGGTGCGCTCGCCCGATGGGGGCATGGTCGGGCGCGGGTACTTCAACCCGCAGGGGGCCACCCCGCTGCGAATGCTGACCTGGGGGCGCGACGACATTGACCTGAAGTTCTACCGCTCGCGGGTGCGGGCGGCGCTGGCGCGGCGGGCGGGACGCATCACCGGAACGGACGCGATGCGCGTGCTGCACGCCGAGGCCGACGGGATGCCCGGTGTGATCGCCGACCAGTTCGGGGACGTGCTGAGCGTGCAGTTCAGGAATGCGGGCGTGGAGCGCCACCGCGACCTGATCGTGCGTGCCCTGCGCGAGGAAACGGGCGCGGCCTCCGCCTTCGAGCGCAGCGACACGGGCGAGCGCCGCCGCGAGGGGCTGGAGTTGCGGACGGGCGTGCTGTGGGGCGAGGTGCCCGAGCGCGTCACCTTCCATGAGGACGACCTCTCGCTGCACTTTGCGCCGATGGACGCGCAGAAGACCGGCTTCTTTCTGGACCAGCGCGACAACCGCCGCCTGATGCGCTCGCTGGTGCAGCCTGGCGAGGCCTTTCTGGACGTGTACTCCTACACCGGGGGCTTCAGCCTACACGCGGCGCGGGCGGGGGCGAAACCCGTGGCGATCGACAAGGACGAGAAGGCGCTGGGCGTACTGGAGCGCGAGGCGCGCGAGAACGGGCTGAGTGTGGGCGTGCGCTGGGGCGACGCGCTCGACCTGCTGACCGCCCTGGAGCGCGAGAAGCGCCAGTTCGGCGCAGTGGTCCTCGACCCGCCCACCCTCGCCAAGCGCAAGGACGACGTGCCACGCGCCAAGCGCATCTTCACGGAAGGGGCCGAGCGCGCCCTGCGAATGCTACGGGACGGCGGGCACCTCCTGATCAGCACCTGCGCCCACTACATCCGGCCAGACGACCTGCTCGACGCCGCGCGGGTAGCTGCGGGCGAGGCGAAGTGCGGCGCGGAGGTCGTGGCCGTCACCTACCAGCCCGCCGACCACCCCCACCTGCTGAGCGTGCCCGAAAGCCTGTACCTCAAGAGCATCCTGCTGCGCAAGGAGGCGTGA
- a CDS encoding N-acetylmuramoyl-L-alanine amidase: protein MKRLLLLLLLAASGAMAAPRVGTHDGYTRVVFDLPRQTTPSTKVSGQGVTVKLGVTLRAEQGRLNAPGVTAYAVVGGTVTVTLALGHASAKVNVIPPRDGQPARLVIDVPTGTAAARVPATPTAVSRPASTAGPVRPRVVLDPGHGGVDPGMQSRWVQEHAVTLDVALRVRDVLRQHGVDVVMTRESNTDLSADKATDLDLRSKMANNRNTSAYVSIHVNASTSPAGQGIETYYFGRPLAGANSVALRENGGGSVGQELTRRAANSAQNLLGDLLAQAKLAFSRQLAQKVQAHLIGATGAVNRGVQTDAFYVIRSPTTAAILIEIGFGSSPVEGPRLAQPAYRDRLAQAIARAILDFLNMK from the coding sequence GTGAAGCGTCTTCTTCTTCTCCTGCTGCTCGCGGCGTCGGGCGCGATGGCCGCCCCCCGCGTGGGCACGCACGACGGCTACACGCGGGTCGTGTTCGACCTGCCCCGCCAGACCACGCCCAGCACGAAGGTGAGCGGCCAGGGCGTCACCGTGAAACTGGGCGTCACGCTGCGCGCCGAACAGGGACGGCTGAATGCGCCGGGCGTCACCGCCTACGCCGTGGTGGGCGGCACCGTGACCGTCACGCTGGCACTCGGCCACGCCAGCGCCAAGGTGAATGTCATCCCGCCCAGGGACGGCCAGCCCGCCCGGCTGGTCATCGACGTGCCCACGGGCACCGCTGCCGCGCGGGTGCCGGCTACGCCCACCGCCGTCTCGCGCCCCGCCAGCACCGCCGGCCCGGTTCGCCCCAGGGTCGTGCTGGACCCCGGCCACGGCGGCGTGGACCCCGGCATGCAGAGCCGCTGGGTGCAGGAACACGCGGTCACGCTCGACGTGGCCCTGCGTGTGCGCGACGTGCTCCGCCAGCACGGCGTGGACGTGGTGATGACGCGCGAGAGCAACACCGACCTGAGCGCCGACAAGGCCACCGACCTCGACCTGCGCTCGAAGATGGCGAACAACCGCAACACCAGCGCTTACGTCAGCATCCACGTGAACGCCTCGACCAGCCCCGCCGGGCAGGGCATCGAGACGTATTACTTCGGGAGGCCGCTGGCCGGGGCCAACAGCGTCGCCCTGCGGGAAAACGGCGGCGGCAGCGTCGGCCAGGAACTCACCCGCCGCGCGGCGAACAGCGCCCAGAACCTGCTGGGGGACCTGCTCGCGCAGGCCAAGCTCGCCTTCTCGCGCCAGCTCGCGCAGAAGGTCCAGGCCCACCTGATCGGCGCGACCGGGGCCGTGAACCGGGGCGTGCAGACCGACGCCTTTTACGTGATCCGCTCCCCGACCACCGCCGCCATCCTGATCGAAATCGGCTTCGGCAGCAGCCCGGTCGAGGGGCCACGCCTGGCCCAGCCCGCCTACCGCGACCGGCTGGCGCAGGCGATTGCGCGGGCCATCCTGGACTTCCTGAACATGAAGTAG
- a CDS encoding ABC transporter ATP-binding protein, producing MPRVTTPGPFPAPTPASPAPTAAALAAHDLRHGFGNMTVLHGVSLVVQAGEVVAVTGPSGSGKSTLLHLLGGLDTPQAGEVWWAGERVDTLGTQARAQRRAGQVGLVFQHHYLLEDLSVRQNVLVPALLTGQDGSARARELLARVGLTGREDDLPGVLSGGERQRVAVARALATRPAVVLADEPTGSLDRANADVVAGLLLDLAREEGAGVLLVTHDERLAARADRALHLLDGQILEAEVSGTQR from the coding sequence GTGCCCCGCGTGACGACCCCCGGCCCCTTCCCGGCCCCCACACCCGCGAGTCCGGCCCCGACGGCGGCGGCACTGGCGGCCCACGACCTGCGGCACGGCTTCGGGAACATGACGGTGCTGCACGGCGTGAGCCTCGTGGTCCAGGCGGGCGAGGTGGTCGCCGTGACCGGCCCCAGTGGCAGCGGCAAAAGCACACTGCTGCACCTGCTGGGCGGGCTGGACACGCCCCAGGCGGGCGAGGTGTGGTGGGCCGGGGAGCGGGTGGACACCCTGGGCACCCAGGCGCGGGCGCAGCGGCGGGCGGGGCAGGTCGGGCTGGTGTTTCAGCACCACTACCTGCTCGAAGACCTGAGCGTGCGGCAGAACGTGCTGGTGCCCGCCCTGCTGACCGGGCAGGACGGCAGCGCCCGCGCCCGTGAGCTGCTGGCCCGCGTGGGCCTCACCGGGCGGGAGGACGACCTGCCCGGTGTGCTCAGCGGCGGAGAGCGGCAGCGGGTGGCCGTGGCCCGCGCCCTGGCGACCCGGCCCGCCGTCGTGCTGGCCGACGAACCCACCGGCAGCCTCGACCGCGCAAACGCGGACGTGGTCGCCGGGCTGCTCCTCGACCTCGCCCGCGAGGAGGGGGCAGGCGTGCTGCTCGTCACCCACGACGAGCGCCTCGCGGCCCGCGCCGACCGGGCGCTGCACCTGCTGGACGGGCAGATTCTGGAGGCGGAGGTCAGCGGCACGCAGCGTTGA
- a CDS encoding cyclase family protein: MIDISRQLTPGHPNWPGDAPFRVTPGARIAQGDSVNTGELCTSTHTGTHVDAPWHYSATGARLEEVGLDAYLGRCRVVTVRPEGGLVPVVALDNLPDTLPPRLLLHTGQPAHWEAFPEDFAALDPAFVREAARRGVRLLGTDSPSVDPLTSKTLDAHHACLETGTLILEGLNLSAAPDGEYDLICLPLPLVGVDGAPARAVLLPAGTLPGGAE; the protein is encoded by the coding sequence ATGATCGACATTTCCCGCCAGCTCACGCCCGGCCACCCCAACTGGCCGGGGGACGCGCCCTTCCGGGTGACGCCGGGCGCACGCATCGCGCAGGGCGACAGCGTGAACACCGGCGAACTCTGCACCAGCACCCACACGGGCACCCACGTGGACGCCCCCTGGCACTACTCGGCCACCGGGGCGCGGCTGGAGGAGGTCGGCCTGGACGCCTACCTGGGCCGCTGCCGGGTGGTGACGGTGCGGCCGGAGGGGGGCCTCGTTCCGGTTGTGGCGCTGGACAACCTGCCGGACACCCTCCCGCCCCGGCTGCTGCTGCACACCGGCCAGCCTGCCCACTGGGAGGCCTTCCCGGAGGATTTCGCGGCCCTGGACCCCGCCTTTGTGCGGGAGGCGGCGCGGCGCGGCGTGCGGCTCCTCGGCACCGACAGCCCCAGCGTGGACCCACTGACGAGCAAGACGCTGGACGCGCACCATGCCTGCCTGGAAACAGGCACCCTGATTCTGGAGGGCCTCAACCTCAGCGCCGCACCTGACGGCGAATACGACCTGATTTGCCTCCCGCTGCCGCTGGTGGGGGTGGACGGTGCGCCCGCCCGCGCGGTTTTGCTGCCCGCTGGCACTCTCCCTGGAGGTGCAGAATGA
- a CDS encoding 4a-hydroxytetrahydrobiopterin dehydratase produces the protein MCPELYDPRLGYDPARKLTDGDVQDLKPEGWWGDDGKLFREFHFDSYPACVDFAVRVAALAEARGHHPDLHIYFRKVRVNYFTHDAGGVTALDLENARAVSALWDEVSGAREAGA, from the coding sequence ATGTGCCCCGAACTGTATGACCCCCGCCTGGGCTATGACCCGGCCCGCAAGCTGACCGACGGCGATGTGCAGGACCTCAAGCCGGAGGGCTGGTGGGGCGACGACGGCAAGCTGTTCCGCGAGTTCCACTTCGACTCGTACCCCGCGTGTGTGGACTTCGCGGTGCGCGTGGCCGCGCTGGCCGAGGCGCGGGGCCACCACCCGGACCTGCATATCTATTTCCGCAAGGTGCGCGTCAACTACTTCACCCACGACGCGGGGGGCGTGACGGCCCTCGACCTGGAGAATGCGCGGGCCGTGAGCGCGCTCTGGGATGAGGTGAGTGGGGCCAGGGAGGCGGGCGCTTGA